One genomic segment of Acetonema longum DSM 6540 includes these proteins:
- the argF gene encoding ornithine carbamoyltransferase yields the protein MSLHGRDLLSVHELSYEEVQEIFRLTKIVKDKQKNGQEHHILKGKTLGMIFQKSSTRTRVSFEVGMWQLGGMAMFLSANDLQIGRGEPVKDTARVLSRYVDGIMIRTFSHQEVEELAQYASVPVINGLTDLLHPCQALTDVYTAIEHKGEVKGRKMAYIGDGNNMANSLMYVCAKVGMNIAVATPSEYKPNESVVSGAREDARLFGSSIELTNDPYEAVKDADIVYTDVWASMGEKSKWHVRWQALARFQVNSELLGVAKPDAIVMHCLPAHRGEEITDEVMESKQSVVFDEAENRLHVQKAIMALLMGHP from the coding sequence ATGAGCCTTCACGGCAGAGACTTACTATCAGTGCATGAACTGTCCTATGAGGAAGTGCAGGAAATCTTCCGCCTGACCAAGATAGTAAAGGATAAACAAAAAAATGGCCAGGAGCATCACATACTAAAGGGTAAAACTTTGGGCATGATCTTTCAGAAATCTTCCACCCGTACCAGGGTTTCCTTTGAAGTCGGCATGTGGCAGCTAGGCGGCATGGCGATGTTCCTAAGCGCCAATGACCTGCAGATCGGCCGGGGTGAGCCGGTGAAAGACACGGCTAGGGTCTTATCCCGCTATGTGGACGGAATCATGATCCGTACTTTTTCCCATCAGGAAGTGGAAGAACTGGCTCAGTACGCCTCGGTGCCGGTGATCAACGGCCTGACCGACCTGCTACATCCCTGCCAGGCCCTGACCGACGTTTATACCGCTATCGAGCACAAGGGAGAAGTGAAAGGGAGAAAAATGGCCTATATCGGCGACGGCAACAATATGGCCAATTCCCTGATGTACGTTTGCGCCAAAGTGGGCATGAATATTGCCGTGGCCACCCCCAGTGAATATAAACCCAATGAAAGCGTGGTCAGCGGGGCCAGAGAAGATGCCAGGCTGTTTGGCAGCAGCATCGAGCTGACCAATGATCCCTATGAAGCCGTAAAAGACGCCGATATTGTCTATACCGATGTATGGGCCAGCATGGGCGAAAAAAGCAAATGGCATGTCCGCTGGCAGGCCCTGGCCCGGTTCCAGGTCAATAGCGAACTCCTGGGCGTTGCCAAGCCTGATGCTATCGTCATGCACTGCCTGCCGGCCCACCGGGGCGAGGAAATTACCGATGAAGTCATGGAAAGCAAGCAATCGGTGGTCTTTGACGAAGCCGAAAACCGCTTGCATGTTCAAAAGGCAATTATGGCTCTACTAATGGGCCACCCATAA
- a CDS encoding acetylornithine transaminase, translated as MEKSRVIELDQTCYMPLFTRYPIVLSHGEGPYVYDTAGKKYLDFLAGIAVNALGHGHPRLVEAIADQAKKMIHCSNLYYTEGQAQLAQKLVQLSGLDKVFLANSGAEANEGAIKLARKYAKRISQDKVQIITAEHSFHGRTLATVTATAQPKYQHGYEPLPGGFRYVPYNDIDALATVMSEKTAAVMLEAIQGEGGVNIPDQGYLSQVRALCDKYQALLILDEVQCGMGRTGKMFAYQHEGVKPDIVTMAKGLGGGMPIGAVLGTNQVVQAFSPGDHGSTFGGNPLACAAAIAVLAVMEEEKLPENAQKIGQYMMAALEGLKPKYPQLIQTVRGQGLMIGVKLHKPGKDIVNAALDAGALINCTNGDVLRFVPPLNIRVQHVDELIAILEKVLTKA; from the coding sequence GTGGAGAAAAGCCGGGTCATCGAACTGGATCAGACCTGCTATATGCCCTTGTTTACCAGGTATCCAATCGTGCTTTCCCATGGCGAAGGCCCCTATGTTTATGACACTGCCGGTAAGAAATACCTTGATTTCCTGGCCGGCATCGCGGTGAACGCCCTGGGGCACGGCCACCCTCGCCTGGTGGAGGCCATTGCCGATCAGGCTAAAAAAATGATCCATTGTTCCAACTTATACTATACCGAAGGTCAGGCTCAACTGGCGCAAAAACTGGTGCAGTTGTCCGGTCTGGATAAGGTGTTTCTTGCCAACAGCGGCGCGGAAGCCAACGAAGGAGCCATCAAACTGGCCCGTAAGTATGCCAAGCGAATTTCCCAGGATAAAGTCCAGATCATCACGGCGGAACACTCCTTTCACGGCCGCACCCTGGCTACTGTGACTGCTACCGCCCAGCCGAAATATCAGCACGGTTACGAGCCTCTGCCCGGCGGTTTCCGTTATGTGCCTTATAACGATATCGATGCTCTGGCAACGGTTATGTCCGAGAAAACGGCGGCCGTCATGCTGGAGGCTATCCAGGGAGAAGGCGGCGTCAATATTCCGGATCAGGGGTATTTAAGCCAGGTACGGGCGCTCTGCGACAAATATCAGGCTCTGCTGATCCTGGACGAAGTTCAGTGCGGCATGGGCCGTACCGGTAAGATGTTTGCCTATCAACATGAGGGTGTTAAACCGGATATTGTGACCATGGCCAAGGGCCTGGGAGGCGGAATGCCCATTGGCGCTGTCCTGGGAACCAACCAGGTGGTTCAGGCTTTTTCGCCCGGGGATCATGGCTCCACTTTCGGCGGCAATCCTTTGGCCTGTGCTGCCGCCATTGCGGTCCTGGCCGTGATGGAGGAAGAGAAGCTGCCGGAGAATGCCCAAAAAATCGGCCAATATATGATGGCTGCCCTGGAAGGCTTAAAGCCAAAATATCCCCAACTGATTCAGACGGTGCGCGGCCAGGGGCTGATGATTGGAGTCAAGCTCCATAAGCCCGGTAAAGACATTGTCAATGCCGCTCTGGACGCCGGCGCCCTGATCAACTGCACCAACGGAGATGTGCTCCGGTTTGTGCCGCCGCTCAATATCCGGGTTCAGCATGTGGATGAATTAATTGCTATCCTGGAAAAAGTATTGACCAAAGCCTAA
- the amrB gene encoding AmmeMemoRadiSam system protein B, translating into MKKLVGCALLPHPPIMIPEIGGHELSKIQATVTAAEQVARMIEDRSPETIVIMTSHGPVFRDAVSISLYPRMKGNFAAFGQPDIALGFETDGLLVRHILRKAERLGINYMEVTDDVAKMHRLPLGLDHGAMVPLYYLHKAGFKGQIVHLSMGFVSYEEMYTFGKAVQGAIGIADRRTAVIASGDLSHRLLPDSSAGYSPQGAEFDRQVVAALKDVNVKALLAMDPQMIAEAGECGLRPIIFLMGVLGGLEAKANVLSYEGPFGVGYCVTMFQPANEIPECNCK; encoded by the coding sequence TTGAAAAAACTGGTAGGGTGTGCCTTATTGCCACATCCCCCTATCATGATCCCGGAAATCGGGGGACATGAACTGAGCAAAATCCAGGCAACCGTAACTGCTGCTGAGCAGGTTGCGCGAATGATTGAAGATAGGTCCCCGGAAACCATCGTCATCATGACTTCCCATGGACCGGTTTTCCGGGATGCGGTCAGCATCAGCCTTTATCCCCGGATGAAGGGCAATTTCGCTGCCTTCGGCCAGCCGGATATTGCCCTTGGCTTTGAAACGGACGGGCTGTTGGTGCGTCATATCCTGCGCAAGGCAGAGCGGCTGGGGATTAATTATATGGAAGTGACCGATGATGTGGCAAAAATGCATCGCTTGCCGCTGGGGTTAGACCATGGAGCGATGGTTCCGCTGTATTATTTACATAAAGCCGGTTTTAAGGGCCAAATCGTTCATTTGTCCATGGGTTTCGTGTCTTATGAAGAAATGTACACATTTGGTAAAGCGGTCCAGGGGGCTATCGGCATCGCCGACCGTCGGACCGCAGTCATTGCCTCTGGGGATTTATCCCACCGTCTATTGCCGGATTCCTCCGCAGGATACAGCCCTCAGGGAGCGGAATTTGATCGTCAGGTTGTGGCTGCTTTGAAAGATGTCAATGTGAAGGCGTTATTGGCGATGGATCCTCAAATGATTGCCGAGGCCGGCGAGTGCGGCCTGCGTCCTATCATTTTCTTGATGGGCGTGCTTGGCGGGTTAGAAGCTAAAGCCAATGTCCTCTCCTATGAGGGGCCTTTCGGGGTAGGCTACTGTGTAACCATGTTCCAGCCGGCTAATGAGATTCCCGAATGCAACTGTAAGTAG
- a CDS encoding transglycosylase domain-containing protein, translating to MRLGKLFLVVFIVFGASFYWANSNVVKVLQPQTDWFEPAGSHTASVTQRILRVVALKTAINAKLNKEEYIKLEDIPLGLRQAVIAVEDNRFYNHPGFDVEAIFRAALVNLQIGTVVEGGSTITQQLIKNLFLSHDRTMSRKLEEFVLAVNLEMRYSKSEILEMYLNTIYFGADAYGIGPASQAYFAKEPSQLTLAEATLLAGLPNAPGLYSPYTDLNAAKRRQAVVLASMLRNGYIDTVDAEMVRNTPLHFSQPIPENL from the coding sequence ATGCGCCTGGGAAAATTATTCCTGGTTGTATTCATAGTATTTGGCGCTTCATTTTATTGGGCCAACAGCAACGTTGTAAAAGTTCTGCAACCCCAAACCGATTGGTTTGAGCCGGCCGGCAGCCATACAGCGAGTGTTACTCAGCGGATTTTGCGCGTGGTGGCCTTAAAAACCGCTATTAATGCCAAATTAAACAAAGAAGAATACATAAAACTGGAAGATATCCCGCTGGGTCTGCGGCAGGCGGTTATTGCCGTAGAGGATAACCGTTTTTACAACCATCCCGGCTTCGACGTGGAAGCCATTTTCCGCGCCGCCCTGGTGAATCTGCAAATAGGGACTGTGGTGGAAGGCGGCAGTACTATTACGCAGCAACTAATCAAAAATCTGTTTTTATCCCATGACCGGACTATGTCCCGCAAACTGGAAGAATTCGTGCTGGCAGTTAATCTGGAAATGCGCTATTCCAAAAGCGAAATTTTGGAGATGTACCTAAATACGATTTATTTTGGCGCTGATGCGTATGGCATCGGTCCGGCTTCCCAGGCTTATTTCGCCAAAGAGCCGTCTCAGCTGACCCTGGCGGAAGCCACGTTGCTGGCCGGTCTGCCCAACGCTCCGGGGCTGTATTCGCCCTATACCGATTTAAATGCCGCTAAGCGTCGTCAGGCGGTGGTCCTTGCGTCTATGCTCCGCAACGGCTATATTGATACCGTTGACGCCGAAATGGTCCGAAATACCCCGCTGCACTTCTCACAGCCTATTCCGGAAAATCTGTAG
- a CDS encoding N-acetylmuramoyl-L-alanine amidase, with protein MKVFVIQPRKAKWVFWGSVAVLALQVFTFPFLAGDIVDVRELTALNGACIVIDPGHGGFDAGASRQKHIEKEINLAISLKLAEIVSKAGAHVVMTRESDIDYYERSKGKGGKRRDIERRIDIINGARGNVYISIHANAIPASRWTGAQVFYNPALPESKFLAEAMQEALKDFPPGNKRQAKQDLNILLLNRTTIPGVLIETGYLSNPQEAKHLSDPNYQQNMAYQIAKGLAYYFSRNAGR; from the coding sequence ATGAAAGTGTTTGTCATCCAGCCCAGAAAAGCCAAGTGGGTATTTTGGGGGAGTGTGGCGGTATTGGCCTTGCAGGTGTTTACTTTTCCGTTTTTAGCGGGGGATATCGTGGATGTGAGAGAGCTGACGGCACTGAACGGCGCATGCATTGTCATTGATCCGGGTCACGGCGGCTTTGATGCGGGGGCTTCCCGTCAGAAACATATCGAAAAAGAAATAAACCTGGCTATTTCTCTGAAATTGGCTGAGATTGTGTCCAAGGCCGGCGCTCATGTGGTCATGACCCGGGAGTCGGATATTGATTACTATGAAAGAAGCAAGGGTAAAGGCGGCAAGCGCCGGGACATAGAGCGCAGAATCGATATTATCAACGGCGCTCGGGGTAATGTATACATAAGCATTCACGCCAATGCTATTCCCGCTTCCCGCTGGACAGGAGCCCAGGTTTTTTACAATCCCGCATTACCGGAGAGCAAATTCTTGGCAGAGGCCATGCAGGAAGCGCTGAAAGATTTTCCGCCGGGAAATAAGCGACAGGCTAAGCAGGATTTAAATATTCTGTTGTTGAATCGAACAACAATACCCGGGGTGCTGATTGAAACCGGTTATCTCAGCAATCCTCAGGAGGCTAAACATCTGTCGGATCCAAACTATCAGCAGAATATGGCATATCAGATTGCAAAAGGACTGGCGTATTATTTCAGTCGGAATGCGGGAAGATAA
- a CDS encoding argininosuccinate synthase yields MSKNQDVKKVVLAYSGGLDTSVIIPWLKENYNCEVIAMCADVGQGDELNIVREKAIKSGASKVYIEDLKQEFIEDFIWPVLKAGSVYEGKYLLGTSFARPIIARAMVEVARKEGADAIAHGATGKGNDQVRFELTVKALAPDLKIIAPWRLWDIRSREDAIDYAEKHNVPVPVTKKRPYSMDRNIWHLSHEGGDLEDPWNAPKDDVYMVTSTPEQAPDKAAYIEVGFEKGIPVSVNGEKLGAVALVDKLNAIGAANGIGIADIVENRLVGMKSRGVYETPGGAILFYAHRELEYLTLDRATMHYKEQVAVRYSELVYDGMWYSPLKKAIDAFVDSTQENVTGLVRLKLYKGNIMSAGAKSPYSLYHEGFVTFGRDEVYNQKDAEGFINLFGLPLKIRALMEQGAKKHE; encoded by the coding sequence ATGAGTAAAAATCAGGACGTTAAAAAAGTAGTGCTGGCCTATTCCGGTGGCCTGGACACTTCGGTCATTATCCCTTGGCTGAAGGAAAACTATAACTGCGAGGTTATCGCCATGTGTGCCGATGTGGGCCAGGGCGATGAACTGAACATCGTGCGGGAAAAAGCCATTAAATCCGGCGCCAGCAAGGTATATATCGAAGACCTGAAACAGGAATTTATTGAGGACTTCATTTGGCCGGTGCTGAAAGCCGGCTCGGTCTATGAAGGCAAATACCTTTTAGGCACTTCCTTTGCCCGGCCGATCATTGCCCGGGCCATGGTGGAAGTGGCCAGGAAAGAAGGGGCTGACGCCATTGCTCACGGCGCTACCGGCAAAGGAAACGACCAGGTCCGGTTCGAACTGACCGTCAAGGCTCTGGCGCCTGATCTCAAGATCATTGCTCCCTGGAGGTTGTGGGACATCCGTTCCCGGGAAGATGCCATTGACTATGCGGAAAAACACAATGTGCCGGTGCCTGTGACCAAAAAGCGCCCCTACAGCATGGACCGTAATATCTGGCATCTGAGCCATGAAGGCGGCGATCTGGAAGATCCCTGGAACGCGCCGAAAGATGATGTGTACATGGTAACCAGCACGCCGGAACAGGCGCCTGACAAGGCGGCCTATATTGAGGTGGGTTTTGAGAAAGGCATCCCGGTCTCGGTCAACGGTGAGAAACTGGGCGCAGTGGCTCTGGTGGATAAGCTTAACGCCATCGGTGCAGCTAATGGCATTGGTATTGCCGACATTGTGGAAAACCGTCTGGTAGGAATGAAATCCCGGGGTGTCTATGAAACACCGGGGGGGGCCATTTTATTCTACGCCCATCGGGAGCTGGAGTATCTCACCCTGGACCGGGCCACCATGCACTATAAGGAGCAGGTAGCCGTCCGTTACAGCGAACTGGTGTATGACGGCATGTGGTACTCGCCGCTGAAGAAAGCCATTGACGCCTTTGTGGATTCCACCCAGGAAAATGTCACAGGCCTGGTCAGACTGAAACTGTACAAAGGCAATATTATGAGCGCCGGCGCCAAATCGCCTTATTCTCTGTATCATGAAGGCTTTGTCACTTTTGGCCGTGACGAAGTGTATAATCAAAAGGATGCGGAAGGATTCATCAACCTGTTTGGCCTGCCGCTGAAAATCCGCGCTCTAATGGAGCAGGGGGCTAAGAAACATGAGTAA
- the argB gene encoding acetylglutamate kinase, producing the protein MTNAEKVAVLTEALPFMKQFFGKTVVIKYGGNAMINAALKQKVIEDIILMKFTGMKPVIVHGGGPEITAMLKQIGKQSEFVSGLRVTDTETMEIAEMVLVGKLNTEIVSLLNRNGVKAVGLNGKDANLTIAKKHLATVYEGTQVKEVDIGYVGDVIKINPEIISALLAQDYIPVIAPTGVGENGESFNINADYVAGEIAAALGAEKLLLLTDVEGIYRDYKDQSSFISTLTFAEATGMIAKGSIEGGMVPKVEACVRALAGGAGKTHIIDGRLPHSLLLEVFTNEGIGTEVVKTKGER; encoded by the coding sequence ATGACAAATGCGGAAAAAGTAGCGGTACTAACCGAGGCCCTGCCGTTTATGAAGCAGTTTTTCGGGAAAACGGTGGTCATTAAATACGGCGGCAATGCCATGATTAATGCCGCGTTAAAGCAAAAAGTAATCGAAGATATTATTCTCATGAAATTTACCGGTATGAAACCGGTGATCGTTCACGGCGGCGGCCCGGAAATTACCGCTATGCTCAAGCAGATAGGCAAACAGTCTGAGTTTGTCAGCGGGTTGCGCGTGACTGACACGGAAACCATGGAAATCGCCGAAATGGTTTTGGTGGGGAAACTCAACACTGAGATTGTAAGCCTCTTAAACCGTAACGGCGTTAAAGCCGTTGGTCTGAACGGCAAGGACGCCAATCTGACCATCGCCAAGAAGCATCTGGCCACCGTATATGAAGGAACCCAGGTGAAAGAAGTGGATATCGGCTATGTGGGTGACGTGATAAAAATCAATCCCGAAATCATTTCAGCCCTGCTGGCCCAGGACTATATCCCGGTCATTGCCCCTACCGGCGTAGGGGAAAACGGCGAAAGCTTCAATATCAACGCCGACTACGTGGCCGGTGAGATTGCCGCCGCTCTCGGCGCGGAAAAGCTTCTATTGCTAACCGATGTCGAGGGCATTTATCGTGACTATAAAGATCAATCCAGCTTCATATCCACCCTGACCTTTGCCGAAGCCACCGGCATGATTGCCAAAGGCTCTATTGAGGGCGGCATGGTGCCGAAAGTAGAGGCTTGCGTCCGGGCTTTGGCCGGCGGCGCCGGCAAAACCCATATCATCGACGGCAGACTGCCCCATTCCCTGCTGTTAGAAGTATTCACCAATGAAGGCATCGGTACTGAGGTAGTAAAGACAAAGGGGGAAAGATAA
- the argC gene encoding N-acetyl-gamma-glutamyl-phosphate reductase — translation MKISICGATGYTGEELLRILSGHPQAEIVYITSESQTGTGIHEIYPHLTRLYDSKLASMEEIENIASASDVIFAALPHGHAMEAGKKIIAQGAKVIDLGADYRFSDRKVYEQWYKVPHTHPEAKAVYGLTELYRDQVKTARIVGNPGCYTTATILALAPLVKNKLIELSTIIVDAKSGISGAGRGLNLAYHFSEAQESVKAYNIAGHRHTPEIEQALSEFAGTAVTISFTPHLIPMTRGILSTCYASLKTGVTPDQIDEVFASSYRQEYFIRLLGRGGYPVTKNTRGSNFCDIGWHYDHRTGRVIVVSAIDNLVKGAAGQAIQNMNVMFGIEETTGLTQAPLYL, via the coding sequence ATGAAAATAAGTATTTGCGGCGCAACAGGATATACCGGAGAAGAACTGCTGCGAATCCTGTCCGGGCATCCTCAGGCGGAGATTGTTTATATTACATCCGAAAGTCAGACCGGTACAGGGATTCATGAAATTTATCCCCATCTCACCCGATTGTATGACAGCAAGCTGGCCAGTATGGAAGAGATAGAGAACATCGCTTCTGCCAGTGATGTTATTTTTGCGGCTCTGCCTCATGGGCATGCCATGGAGGCAGGCAAGAAGATCATCGCCCAGGGAGCGAAAGTCATTGATCTGGGGGCGGATTATCGTTTCAGTGACCGAAAAGTTTATGAACAGTGGTACAAGGTCCCTCATACTCATCCTGAGGCCAAGGCGGTATACGGTTTAACCGAATTATACCGGGATCAGGTGAAAACGGCCCGTATCGTCGGCAATCCCGGCTGTTACACTACCGCCACGATCCTGGCTCTGGCACCTTTGGTCAAAAACAAACTGATCGAACTGAGCACGATCATCGTAGACGCTAAATCCGGCATTTCCGGCGCTGGCCGGGGTCTTAATCTAGCCTATCATTTCAGCGAAGCTCAGGAAAGCGTTAAGGCATATAATATCGCCGGCCATCGGCATACGCCGGAAATCGAGCAGGCTCTGAGTGAATTCGCTGGTACGGCAGTGACGATTAGTTTTACGCCGCACCTGATTCCCATGACCCGCGGCATCCTATCCACTTGCTACGCCAGCCTGAAGACCGGTGTCACGCCGGATCAGATCGATGAGGTGTTTGCATCTTCTTATCGCCAGGAATACTTCATCCGTCTCTTAGGCCGGGGAGGTTATCCTGTGACCAAAAATACACGGGGTTCCAACTTCTGCGATATCGGCTGGCATTATGACCACCGCACCGGCCGGGTCATTGTGGTCAGCGCCATTGACAACCTGGTGAAAGGCGCCGCCGGCCAAGCCATTCAGAACATGAATGTCATGTTCGGCATCGAAGAGACGACCGGCCTGACACAAGCGCCTTTATATCTGTAG
- the amrS gene encoding AmmeMemoRadiSam system radical SAM enzyme gives MSSPVPDRSRSERFCRVRRNRDGQLVAENYGACTFCAMDPIEKKPLYHFYPGSRIFSIGSWGCNFTCHFCQNWTIAQQQAPSTFLSPEAVVDAALRYQPENIGIAYTYSEPGVWYEYLLDTARLARLRGLKNVMVTNGFIEQPPLIELLPNLDAMNIDVKGFSEGFYRQMCGGSLVDVKRTVEKAAASCHTEITTLVIAGHNDDPSEIRELARWLAAINPDIPLHLSRYFPAYKMDQPPTDIRILQNAGEIAREHLRYVYLGNVGGYESHTCCPECGQIVLDRFRRRSLLQQGKMCPHCGTAIAITGEVLFV, from the coding sequence GTGTCCTCACCGGTGCCTGATCGGTCCCGGTCAGAGCGGTTTTGCCGGGTAAGGCGCAACCGGGACGGCCAGCTGGTTGCTGAAAATTACGGCGCTTGCACTTTCTGCGCCATGGATCCCATTGAGAAAAAGCCCTTATATCATTTTTATCCCGGCAGCCGGATTTTTTCCATTGGCTCCTGGGGTTGCAACTTTACCTGCCATTTTTGTCAGAACTGGACCATCGCCCAGCAGCAGGCCCCTTCAACCTTCCTGTCGCCAGAAGCGGTGGTGGACGCAGCCCTAAGATATCAGCCGGAAAATATCGGGATCGCCTATACTTATTCCGAGCCAGGGGTATGGTATGAATACCTGCTGGATACCGCGCGCCTGGCGCGTTTGCGGGGCCTTAAAAACGTCATGGTCACTAACGGATTTATTGAGCAGCCACCACTGATCGAACTGCTGCCGAATCTGGACGCCATGAATATTGATGTGAAAGGATTCAGTGAAGGCTTTTACCGCCAAATGTGCGGCGGTTCTCTGGTGGATGTGAAGCGCACCGTAGAGAAAGCCGCAGCCTCTTGCCACACGGAAATTACCACCCTGGTCATAGCGGGGCATAATGATGACCCGTCTGAGATCAGAGAATTAGCCCGGTGGCTGGCTGCCATCAACCCTGATATACCGCTGCATCTGTCTCGCTACTTCCCCGCCTACAAAATGGATCAACCTCCCACAGATATCCGGATATTGCAGAATGCCGGAGAAATTGCCCGGGAACATTTGCGTTATGTCTATCTGGGCAACGTTGGCGGCTATGAGTCTCATACCTGCTGCCCGGAATGCGGTCAGATCGTGCTGGACAGATTTAGGCGTCGCAGCCTGTTGCAGCAAGGAAAAATGTGTCCCCACTGCGGGACAGCAATAGCGATTACAGGAGAGGTGCTGTTTGTGTAA
- the amrA gene encoding AmmeMemoRadiSam system protein A, which yields MAVNSLNYYLKTVEIMGLPADLPPELSGRAGVFVSLKKHGQLRGCIGTFLPVQSNIAAEIIHNAVSAGTNDPRFWPVKSEEMGELAVSVDVLSEPEPISSLDDLDPHRYGVIVARGQRRGLLLPDLEGVNTVEGQVAIAKQKAGIRPEEPVELYRFYVIRYI from the coding sequence TTGGCTGTCAATAGTCTGAACTATTACCTGAAGACGGTAGAAATCATGGGGTTGCCGGCCGACTTGCCGCCGGAATTAAGCGGCAGGGCCGGCGTTTTTGTCTCATTGAAAAAACACGGACAACTCCGGGGGTGTATCGGGACTTTTTTGCCTGTCCAATCCAATATCGCCGCAGAAATTATTCATAACGCTGTAAGCGCCGGTACCAATGATCCCCGCTTCTGGCCGGTTAAGTCCGAAGAAATGGGAGAACTGGCAGTATCGGTTGATGTATTGTCTGAGCCGGAACCAATCAGCAGTCTAGACGACCTGGATCCTCACCGTTATGGAGTGATCGTGGCCCGGGGACAGCGTCGCGGCTTGCTGCTGCCGGATCTGGAAGGGGTCAATACGGTGGAAGGACAGGTAGCTATCGCCAAACAGAAAGCTGGTATCCGGCCAGAGGAACCAGTAGAGTTATACAGGTTTTATGTCATCCGTTATATATGA
- the argJ gene encoding bifunctional glutamate N-acetyltransferase/amino-acid acetyltransferase ArgJ, with translation MKKITGSITTPTGFLASGVKAGLKKSGKEDIAIIYSETAAATAAVFTTNTMAAAPVLVSRNNIKKGNARAIVINSGSANAGTGDLGLKNAEEMVKLAAGHLNLPTDQVLVASTGVIGVQLPMDKIAAGIAQAKAGLSVNGGENAMLGIMTTDTFRKVSVYEQQLGGKTVRMAGIAKGAGMIHPNMATTLCFVTTDAAVAPAILDKAWRDAINLSFHMITVDGDTSTNDMAAVMANGAAGNKVIDQASGQDYELFYDMLKAVCTDLAKLVVKDGEGATKFLEITVSSAPSFAAAKTAAMAIAKSPLVKTAFFGQDPNWGRILCAVGYSGAQADPAKTSLMIGGVPVVKAGLDAHPDHQTLKKVMAEKEIKVEVELGLGKEQATVWTCDFSYGYIKINAEYHT, from the coding sequence ATGAAAAAAATTACAGGCAGTATTACCACGCCGACGGGATTTCTGGCGTCCGGTGTTAAGGCCGGTCTTAAAAAAAGCGGCAAAGAGGATATAGCCATCATTTATTCTGAAACAGCCGCGGCAACGGCAGCGGTGTTTACCACCAATACCATGGCAGCGGCACCGGTCCTGGTGTCCAGAAATAATATTAAAAAGGGCAATGCCCGGGCGATTGTCATCAATTCCGGCAGCGCCAACGCCGGTACCGGCGATCTGGGGTTGAAAAATGCCGAGGAAATGGTGAAGCTGGCCGCCGGGCATCTGAATCTGCCGACAGACCAAGTCCTGGTGGCTTCCACCGGTGTCATCGGGGTACAGCTGCCGATGGATAAAATTGCGGCTGGCATTGCCCAGGCAAAAGCCGGACTTTCCGTCAACGGCGGCGAAAACGCCATGCTGGGCATCATGACCACGGATACCTTCCGCAAAGTGTCGGTTTACGAACAACAGCTCGGCGGCAAAACCGTCCGGATGGCCGGTATCGCCAAAGGCGCCGGCATGATCCACCCCAATATGGCCACCACTCTGTGCTTCGTTACCACGGATGCCGCGGTAGCTCCGGCCATACTGGATAAAGCCTGGCGGGACGCGATCAATTTGTCCTTTCATATGATCACGGTGGACGGGGACACCAGTACTAACGACATGGCGGCAGTGATGGCCAATGGCGCCGCCGGGAATAAAGTCATTGATCAGGCCAGCGGCCAGGATTATGAACTGTTTTACGACATGTTAAAAGCCGTGTGCACCGACCTGGCGAAGCTAGTGGTTAAGGACGGAGAAGGCGCTACTAAATTTCTCGAAATCACCGTCAGCAGCGCCCCCAGCTTTGCCGCTGCCAAAACTGCAGCTATGGCCATTGCTAAATCGCCGTTGGTGAAAACCGCCTTTTTTGGTCAGGACCCCAACTGGGGCCGGATTCTCTGTGCCGTAGGCTATTCCGGAGCACAAGCCGATCCGGCCAAAACTTCCCTGATGATCGGCGGTGTGCCGGTTGTCAAGGCTGGACTGGATGCCCACCCGGATCATCAGACTCTGAAAAAGGTTATGGCGGAAAAAGAGATCAAAGTGGAAGTCGAGTTAGGATTGGGGAAAGAGCAGGCTACTGTCTGGACCTGTGACTTCTCCTACGGGTATATAAAGATCAATGCCGAGTATCATACTTAA